Proteins encoded together in one Chryseobacterium sp. G0201 window:
- a CDS encoding SRPBCC family protein: MNLEGRKIIVNKSSKELSEILKTPENYKDFMPDGLQKFETREDGFKFGLQGMPEIALKIDEVTDQKAVLKSASSSLDFALTATLNPISENQTEVQMLFEGKFNPFIKMMVEKPLQNFINTLTDKIEAYK, encoded by the coding sequence ATGAATTTAGAAGGACGAAAGATTATTGTCAATAAATCATCTAAAGAATTATCCGAAATACTAAAAACCCCTGAAAATTATAAAGATTTTATGCCGGACGGTCTTCAAAAGTTTGAAACCAGAGAAGATGGCTTTAAATTCGGGTTACAGGGAATGCCGGAAATCGCTTTAAAAATAGATGAAGTTACAGACCAGAAAGCAGTTTTAAAATCTGCAAGTTCAAGTTTAGATTTTGCATTAACAGCAACTTTGAACCCGATCAGCGAAAATCAAACTGAAGTTCAGATGCTTTTTGAAGGAAAATTTAATCCATTTATCAAAATGATGGTAGAAAAGCCTTTGCAAAACTTCATTAATACCTTAACGGATAAGATCGAAGCTTATAAATAA
- a CDS encoding NUDIX hydrolase: MYKVFVNEKKLLLSKQSEELEKKISYESFTTLEIALDLLENTSVKEINVFGENIDEIWAEFKNLFRIIEAAGGLVSNEKGDMLFIKRLGKWDLPKGKMEKGESREESAVREIEEETGLSNVELVNFINTTYHIYIERNGDKILKCTHWFEMNFFGEDTSKPQIEEGITEVAWKNTTQIENEVFPSTFKNIELIVNEFWNTKTK; the protein is encoded by the coding sequence ATGTATAAAGTTTTTGTGAACGAAAAAAAATTATTGCTGTCTAAGCAATCCGAAGAGCTCGAAAAAAAGATCAGCTACGAAAGTTTCACAACTTTGGAGATCGCTTTAGATCTTTTGGAGAATACATCTGTAAAAGAAATAAATGTATTCGGCGAAAACATTGATGAGATCTGGGCAGAGTTTAAAAATCTTTTTAGAATAATAGAAGCTGCGGGAGGATTGGTAAGTAATGAAAAAGGCGATATGCTTTTCATCAAAAGGCTCGGAAAATGGGATCTTCCGAAAGGTAAAATGGAAAAAGGCGAATCCAGAGAAGAGTCTGCCGTAAGAGAAATTGAGGAAGAAACAGGCCTGAGTAATGTAGAACTGGTCAATTTCATCAACACCACTTACCATATTTACATTGAAAGAAATGGCGATAAGATCCTGAAATGCACCCATTGGTTTGAAATGAACTTCTTTGGAGAAGACACCTCAAAACCTCAGATCGAAGAAGGTATTACCGAAGTAGCCTGGAAAAACACCACTCAAATAGAAAATGAAGTTTTCCCAAGCACTTTTAAAAATATTGAACTGATTGTAAATGAATTCTGGAATACGAAGACTAAATAA
- a CDS encoding UDP-N-acetylmuramoyl-tripeptide--D-alanyl-D-alanine ligase encodes MNIEQFYSLFLQSNRVTIDSRKIGENDIFFAFSGENFNAATFAEKAINEGALAVIVEQKDFENKDKNIFYVPSTLEFLQKLAIHHRNQLQIPIIGLTGSNGKTTTKEIIHAVLSEKYNVQYTYGNLNNHIGVPLTILSIKPEHEMAVIEMGANHQKEIELLCTISQPNFGYITNFGKAHLEGFGGFEGVIKGKSELYDYLKNNHQTILVNENDPIQSEKTETYQPKITFGKESSDYNFESFSEEHFVGLSYQNNKALSKLTGEYNFTNLCAAASLGLHFGIDFDKIKQAIENYTPTNMRSQIVKKEDKTLVLDTYNANPSSMTASLHNFITFEGSKTIIIGDMLELGEESEKEHQNILKLAQDLGFNEIITVGGHFKNVNPSSFAFQNTAELIEYLKLNTIQSENILLKASRGISLEKSIDFI; translated from the coding sequence ATGAATATAGAACAGTTTTACTCTTTATTTTTACAATCTAACAGAGTTACCATAGACAGCAGAAAAATAGGTGAGAATGATATTTTCTTTGCTTTTTCCGGAGAGAATTTCAATGCTGCAACATTTGCTGAAAAAGCGATAAATGAAGGTGCTCTGGCTGTGATAGTAGAGCAGAAAGACTTTGAAAATAAAGACAAAAATATTTTCTATGTTCCCTCTACATTAGAGTTTTTACAAAAACTGGCGATTCATCATAGAAATCAATTACAGATCCCCATTATCGGTCTTACAGGAAGCAATGGGAAAACTACTACGAAGGAGATCATTCATGCCGTTCTTTCTGAAAAGTATAATGTACAGTATACATATGGTAATCTCAATAATCACATTGGTGTTCCATTGACAATACTTTCTATCAAACCAGAACATGAAATGGCTGTTATAGAAATGGGTGCCAATCATCAAAAGGAAATTGAACTGCTTTGTACAATTTCTCAGCCTAATTTTGGATATATTACCAATTTCGGAAAGGCACATTTAGAAGGTTTTGGCGGATTTGAAGGCGTAATAAAAGGTAAATCTGAATTATATGATTATCTTAAAAATAATCATCAGACTATTTTGGTGAACGAAAATGATCCAATCCAATCAGAGAAAACAGAGACTTATCAGCCGAAAATTACTTTTGGAAAAGAAAGTTCAGACTATAATTTTGAATCCTTTTCTGAAGAACATTTTGTAGGATTATCATATCAGAATAATAAAGCCTTATCTAAACTTACCGGCGAATACAATTTTACCAATCTTTGTGCTGCTGCGAGCTTAGGACTACATTTCGGAATCGATTTTGACAAAATCAAACAGGCTATTGAGAATTATACGCCAACGAATATGCGTTCTCAAATCGTTAAAAAAGAAGATAAAACATTAGTTCTCGATACATATAACGCCAATCCAAGTTCTATGACGGCTTCTTTGCATAATTTCATAACTTTTGAAGGTTCAAAAACGATCATTATCGGTGATATGCTGGAACTAGGGGAGGAGAGTGAAAAAGAACATCAAAACATCCTGAAATTAGCTCAGGATCTAGGCTTTAATGAAATAATAACTGTTGGAGGACATTTTAAAAATGTTAATCCTTCATCATTTGCTTTTCAAAATACAGCAGAATTAATAGAATATTTAAAACTGAACACTATTCAATCAGAAAATATTCTATTAAAAGCTTCAAGAGGAATTTCTCTGGAAAAATCGATAGACTTTATTTAG
- the gldJ gene encoding gliding motility lipoprotein GldJ, whose translation MKKLKLFSLIALSSTLALTSCGGSGTSKGGGTKKFVSKTGWKPNEKQGWFFAGKQQKQKGWPGMVYVEGGTFTMGLVKDDVMHDWNNSPRRMQVSSFFIGETEITNYEYREYLTWLKYVFPPSDPSFKEIYNGALPDTLLWDNKLSRNDFNETYFRSPEFDYYPVVGVSWTQANRYCEWLSDRANEKALMQAGIIAKDLYINESNNQGGTAFNMDKFKSNDPEIQGYINEKRMQQKIGIKSTNQRLLAANRAPNAAMVTKFRLPTEVEWEYAALGMAKNREYNQYKGKKPEIELLRGTKGRDRGMYLENFKMGTGDYSGIAGWKNDGAARTADVRQYPSNDLGIYGMYGNVSEWTADVYRPIIDENFSDFNYYRGNMPQAVVKNGDGTYKMVDESNIKYDTLADGRLVYKNLPGQFERETIADYRDYRDGDRQSSLDYRTASDSAAGFDMYNSPKTKFIVNANGKVVLQKDTKDRTSAMNNDVRVVKGGSWQDTAYWLDPGQRRYKTQGKAYAWIGFRVAQDARANEKARTRR comes from the coding sequence ATGAAAAAACTAAAGTTGTTTTCATTAATAGCATTGAGTTCTACACTTGCATTAACCAGTTGTGGTGGGTCAGGTACCAGTAAAGGCGGTGGTACTAAAAAATTTGTCAGCAAGACAGGTTGGAAGCCAAACGAAAAACAGGGTTGGTTTTTTGCAGGAAAGCAACAGAAGCAAAAAGGTTGGCCAGGAATGGTATATGTAGAAGGTGGAACTTTTACAATGGGATTAGTGAAAGATGATGTTATGCACGATTGGAATAACTCACCCCGCAGAATGCAGGTAAGTTCATTCTTTATCGGAGAAACAGAAATTACTAACTATGAATACCGCGAATACCTTACATGGTTGAAGTATGTATTCCCTCCAAGTGATCCAAGCTTTAAGGAAATCTATAACGGTGCTTTGCCGGATACCTTATTGTGGGATAACAAACTATCTAGAAATGATTTCAACGAAACGTATTTCCGTTCTCCTGAATTCGATTACTATCCGGTAGTAGGTGTATCTTGGACGCAGGCTAACAGATACTGCGAGTGGTTGTCAGATAGAGCGAACGAAAAAGCTTTAATGCAAGCAGGAATAATTGCTAAAGATTTATATATCAATGAATCTAATAACCAAGGTGGAACTGCATTTAACATGGATAAATTCAAGTCGAATGATCCGGAAATTCAGGGATATATTAACGAAAAAAGAATGCAGCAAAAAATTGGTATAAAAAGTACCAACCAAAGATTACTTGCTGCAAACAGAGCTCCAAACGCTGCTATGGTAACGAAATTCAGACTTCCTACAGAAGTTGAATGGGAATATGCAGCTCTTGGTATGGCTAAAAATAGAGAATACAATCAATATAAAGGTAAAAAACCTGAAATTGAATTGCTAAGAGGTACTAAAGGAAGAGATAGAGGTATGTACCTTGAAAACTTCAAAATGGGTACTGGTGATTACTCAGGAATTGCAGGATGGAAAAATGACGGTGCTGCAAGAACTGCAGATGTTAGACAATATCCTTCCAACGACCTAGGTATCTATGGTATGTACGGTAACGTTTCCGAATGGACTGCCGATGTTTACAGACCAATTATCGATGAAAATTTCAGTGATTTCAACTATTACAGAGGGAACATGCCTCAAGCTGTTGTAAAGAACGGAGACGGAACTTACAAAATGGTTGACGAAAGCAACATTAAATACGATACTTTAGCTGACGGTAGATTAGTTTACAAAAACTTACCGGGTCAGTTTGAGAGGGAAACAATTGCAGATTATAGAGATTATAGAGATGGTGACAGACAATCATCTTTAGATTACAGAACTGCTAGTGATTCTGCTGCTGGTTTCGACATGTACAATTCTCCTAAAACTAAGTTTATTGTAAATGCTAACGGTAAAGTTGTATTACAAAAAGATACTAAGGACAGAACTTCTGCTATGAACAACGATGTGAGAGTAGTAAAAGGAGGTTCTTGGCAGGATACTGCTTATTGGTTAGATCCAGGTCAAAGAAGATACAAGACTCAAGGTAAAGCTTATGCATGGATCGGATTCCGTGTTGCGCAGGATGCTAGAGCTAATGAAAAAGCTAGAACTAGAAGATAA
- the porU gene encoding type IX secretion system sortase PorU has translation MKQKITLLFLLSFVSAIWAQKTTINWDGAKIQDFGETKLNLPNFKNEGFSYGQNNVFITTKQKIGEKQLKISNLVWENISNRDLFELNKDLLPNYEVTDIAYYYLEGERYATMNVSLFKNVKGRVQRLSSFDVSETSLPNNFGSTAKVGTTNNPFATGGFYKIKVDKSGIFKITRQFLQDNGINPASVNPRNFRIYGNGGIMLPEHNQDVKYSALQENAIQVVGEDDGVWNDNDYALFYAQGPTGYNLYDTGNGNGFKRVETRNDRANHLKNIYEDFAYYYINFDKGPGKRVQAVDANLPASALITRYDDYQVINNDQKNLLKVGRIWVEDAPFTTEKTITFTTKSPILGGDIVRYRTRVIGYKAQQNNIVISINNQNSTPFSVPTNSSNYIYDFSPARYEGTITGLSGNQITFKYTPDISVNPNGVFYMDYVEAQYKENLSFNGSQMNFRDFSLASGTNTAYGFSIANTSAMEQVWDVTDITNANRRVNKAAGNTTFNFGYITGDQNFNNEFVAFRADAAFSPQFVERINNQDLSSLQNVDYLILTTPEMMGQAQRLANYHQTKSNFNVQIVDVSKVYNEFGSGSRDLTAIRDFVTKLNTPVGRLKYVFILGDTSYDYKNRISNNSNVVSSYESEDSGDFVNSFVTDDYIVMTQPQSAQFITSNLPDLPVGRIPAANTTEASNMMDKVLAYYNSLPSQSTPFGEWRMKLDFVVDDDHDENTTATPIPFHTTMNNALVSVFEQTGPTLKEYNVRKLYLDAFQAQSTAGGQRYPQVNQAISNDIGNSLYLFYFGHGGINGWAQERVLTTDEIQNSNNFSNIYSRFPFVSTITCEFTLWDDPETFSAGEQFIKLKQGGVSTMITSSRAVGIGYGISFTDFYTKEIFKMVNDDFISLGNAHLNAKKLKGADSNHLKVNLLGDPAMKLSRPQRLLVIDNIETPVPGLIRGLDFVKVKGHINNSGGTLNTTFNGRVVINIFDKRLNKKTLNNDGNLTVLNYTEEGSAIVKASGTAVNGVFTVEFYVPKDINYAIGEGRILAYADNKATDVFNNQAVQVGDINPNGINDSEPPKVKLYMNNTNFANGGITNQSPMLLACVTDDTGINSTGSGIGHDITVYLDGQIINTVVLNDFYASGEGNGCLSPSLADYQKGNVTYPFRNLAIGQHQLTFKVWDINNNSTTSTLDFEVKDEADQHLTINRPLNWPNPFTNKTYVQFEHNCDDILDVNVQIYTITGKLVKTISQPVVAEPFLQGFRTPRQAIEWDGRDDFGSTVAKGTYIFKIFAKSQNQEKCKGSATAVEKMVLLK, from the coding sequence ATGAAACAAAAAATTACGCTTTTATTCCTATTAAGCTTTGTATCAGCGATTTGGGCTCAAAAAACAACCATCAATTGGGACGGTGCCAAAATTCAAGATTTCGGTGAAACAAAACTGAATCTCCCAAACTTTAAAAATGAGGGTTTTTCGTATGGCCAAAATAATGTTTTTATCACAACCAAACAAAAAATTGGAGAAAAGCAGCTAAAAATTTCTAATCTTGTTTGGGAAAATATTTCCAACAGAGATTTATTTGAATTAAATAAAGACTTGCTACCAAACTACGAAGTTACAGATATAGCATACTATTATCTTGAAGGCGAAAGATACGCCACCATGAATGTATCTCTTTTTAAAAACGTAAAAGGACGTGTTCAAAGATTATCTTCATTCGATGTTTCCGAAACATCCTTACCTAATAATTTTGGAAGCACCGCTAAAGTCGGAACAACAAACAACCCTTTTGCAACAGGAGGTTTTTATAAAATAAAAGTTGACAAATCCGGAATCTTTAAAATTACAAGACAGTTTTTACAAGATAACGGGATTAATCCTGCCTCTGTAAATCCGAGAAATTTCAGGATCTACGGTAACGGTGGAATTATGCTTCCCGAACACAACCAAGATGTAAAATACAGTGCTTTGCAAGAAAATGCCATACAGGTTGTAGGTGAAGATGACGGCGTGTGGAATGACAATGATTACGCTTTATTTTATGCACAGGGACCTACTGGATACAACCTATATGATACAGGAAATGGTAACGGTTTCAAGAGAGTGGAAACAAGAAATGACAGAGCAAATCATCTTAAAAATATTTATGAGGATTTTGCTTACTACTATATCAATTTTGACAAAGGACCGGGAAAAAGAGTACAGGCTGTGGACGCCAACTTACCTGCTTCCGCATTAATTACCAGATACGACGATTATCAGGTTATCAACAATGATCAAAAAAACTTATTGAAGGTTGGAAGAATATGGGTAGAAGACGCACCTTTTACGACAGAAAAAACAATTACGTTTACGACTAAATCACCTATTCTGGGAGGAGATATTGTAAGATACAGAACAAGGGTGATTGGTTATAAAGCTCAGCAAAATAACATTGTGATTAGTATTAACAATCAAAATTCTACTCCATTTTCGGTTCCTACCAATTCTTCGAATTATATTTACGATTTTTCTCCTGCAAGATATGAAGGTACAATAACCGGATTAAGCGGAAATCAGATTACCTTCAAATACACTCCGGATATTTCAGTAAATCCTAACGGAGTTTTCTATATGGATTATGTAGAAGCGCAGTATAAAGAAAACCTAAGTTTCAACGGTTCACAAATGAATTTCAGAGACTTTTCTCTTGCAAGCGGCACAAATACAGCGTATGGTTTCAGTATAGCCAATACTTCTGCAATGGAGCAGGTATGGGACGTTACAGATATCACCAATGCTAACAGAAGAGTGAATAAAGCGGCCGGTAATACTACTTTTAACTTCGGATACATCACTGGCGACCAAAATTTTAACAATGAATTTGTGGCATTTCGAGCAGACGCTGCTTTTTCGCCTCAGTTTGTTGAAAGAATAAACAATCAGGATCTTTCATCATTACAAAATGTAGATTATCTGATTCTTACAACTCCCGAAATGATGGGTCAGGCTCAAAGATTAGCCAATTATCATCAGACAAAAAGTAACTTCAATGTTCAGATAGTAGACGTTAGTAAAGTTTACAACGAATTTGGCAGCGGAAGCAGAGATCTTACAGCGATAAGAGATTTTGTTACGAAACTAAATACTCCGGTTGGAAGATTAAAATATGTATTTATTTTAGGAGATACCTCTTATGATTATAAAAACAGAATCTCGAATAACTCGAATGTTGTTTCAAGTTATGAAAGTGAAGATTCCGGAGATTTTGTAAATTCTTTCGTTACGGATGATTATATTGTAATGACACAACCACAAAGTGCTCAGTTTATCACAAGTAACCTTCCTGACCTTCCCGTTGGAAGAATTCCTGCAGCAAACACAACAGAAGCATCCAATATGATGGACAAAGTGCTTGCTTACTACAACAGTCTGCCAAGTCAGTCAACTCCTTTTGGAGAATGGCGTATGAAACTGGATTTTGTTGTGGATGATGATCACGATGAAAACACTACTGCTACCCCAATACCATTCCATACTACAATGAATAATGCTTTGGTAAGTGTTTTTGAACAAACAGGTCCTACTCTTAAGGAATATAATGTTAGAAAATTATATCTGGATGCCTTCCAGGCACAAAGTACAGCAGGTGGACAAAGATATCCACAGGTAAATCAGGCTATTTCTAATGATATTGGTAACAGCTTGTATCTTTTCTATTTCGGACATGGGGGTATCAATGGATGGGCACAGGAAAGAGTATTAACAACAGATGAAATTCAAAACTCTAATAATTTCTCGAATATTTACAGCAGATTTCCATTTGTATCAACAATAACATGTGAATTTACATTATGGGATGATCCTGAAACTTTCTCTGCGGGTGAACAGTTTATTAAATTAAAACAAGGCGGGGTTTCTACCATGATCACTTCAAGCCGTGCTGTAGGTATTGGTTACGGTATTTCATTTACAGATTTTTATACTAAAGAAATCTTCAAAATGGTAAATGATGATTTCATTTCTTTAGGAAATGCACATTTAAATGCCAAGAAATTAAAAGGAGCAGACTCTAATCACTTAAAAGTAAACCTGCTTGGTGATCCTGCGATGAAATTAAGCAGACCTCAAAGATTATTAGTAATTGATAATATCGAAACTCCGGTTCCGGGATTGATCAGAGGTCTTGATTTTGTAAAAGTGAAAGGACATATTAATAATTCAGGCGGAACACTTAACACAACCTTCAACGGAAGAGTTGTTATCAATATTTTCGATAAAAGATTAAACAAAAAAACACTAAATAACGATGGAAACCTTACTGTTCTTAACTATACAGAAGAAGGAAGTGCTATCGTAAAAGCTTCAGGAACAGCAGTAAATGGTGTTTTCACTGTAGAATTTTATGTTCCGAAGGATATTAACTATGCTATCGGAGAAGGAAGAATCTTAGCTTATGCTGATAACAAAGCTACAGACGTATTTAACAATCAAGCGGTACAGGTTGGAGATATTAACCCTAACGGAATTAATGACAGCGAACCTCCAAAAGTAAAATTATACATGAACAACACCAACTTCGCTAACGGAGGTATCACCAACCAAAGTCCGATGTTGTTGGCGTGTGTTACAGACGACACAGGAATAAATTCTACAGGATCTGGTATCGGTCACGATATTACAGTATATTTGGACGGTCAAATTATCAATACAGTTGTTTTAAATGATTTTTATGCTTCAGGAGAAGGAAACGGATGTTTAAGCCCAAGTTTAGCAGACTACCAGAAGGGGAATGTAACCTACCCTTTCAGGAATTTAGCGATAGGTCAACATCAGTTAACATTTAAAGTTTGGGATATAAACAATAATTCGACAACCTCTACGTTAGACTTTGAAGTTAAGGATGAAGCAGATCAGCATTTAACTATTAATAGACCCTTAAACTGGCCGAATCCATTTACCAACAAAACATATGTTCAGTTTGAGCATAATTGTGATGATATTTTAGATGTAAACGTTCAAATTTATACAATAACAGGAAAATTAGTAAAAACTATATCTCAACCAGTTGTTGCAGAACCTTTCCTACAGGGCTTTAGAACGCCACGTCAGGCAATAGAATGGGACGGAAGAGACGATTTTGGTTCAACAGTAGCAAAAGGTACGTATATTTTTAAGATATTTGCAAAAAGTCAAAACCAAGAAAAATGCAAAGGAAGTGCCACAGCTGTAGAAAAAATGGTACTTTTGAAATAA
- the porV gene encoding type IX secretion system outer membrane channel protein PorV, giving the protein MNLTTKLLLGIGLGAGFLGYAQDLSLVRPVLTGAPFLRIAPDARAGGMGDQGVVTSPDAFSQFWNAAKYPFSRSSSSVGINYTPYMGKLTNDVFLLYGAFHKFLGQEERSTISASIYYFNMGEVDLTQLVGSEVTSMGTSKPNEFSIDVAYGLKLSDSYSMAVTGRYIRSDLAGGFNTDTTLKPANSFAVDISAYYTSPRFSSIGGYDGKLNAGLAIQNLGPKLDYTGNEESRSYLPTMARLGIGYDMFLDDVNRIGLSVEGSKLLVPGSEFIGMDPNTRQPMYAVPNVGPIDGISKSFKNPNSIMYSGALEYSYNNAFAVRGGYFHESEEQGARQFATAGIGLKYNSFGLDISYLINMSKINTALDNTLRFGLTWNIGDETSNVDN; this is encoded by the coding sequence ATGAATTTAACTACTAAACTGCTTTTAGGAATTGGGTTAGGTGCTGGTTTTTTAGGGTATGCTCAAGATCTAAGTCTTGTAAGACCTGTGTTAACCGGAGCTCCATTTTTAAGAATCGCGCCAGATGCTAGAGCCGGAGGTATGGGAGATCAAGGTGTAGTTACCTCTCCAGATGCGTTTTCTCAATTTTGGAATGCAGCGAAATATCCTTTTAGCAGATCAAGTTCTTCCGTAGGTATCAACTACACGCCTTATATGGGAAAACTTACCAATGATGTATTTTTACTATATGGTGCATTCCATAAGTTTCTGGGGCAGGAAGAAAGATCTACCATCTCTGCGAGTATTTATTACTTCAATATGGGTGAAGTAGATTTAACTCAATTAGTAGGTTCAGAAGTTACGTCTATGGGTACGTCTAAGCCAAACGAATTCTCAATTGACGTTGCGTATGGCTTGAAGCTTTCAGATTCTTACTCAATGGCTGTAACGGGTAGATATATTCGTTCAGATTTGGCCGGAGGTTTCAACACAGACACAACTCTTAAGCCTGCAAACTCATTTGCAGTAGACATTTCAGCTTACTATACATCTCCAAGATTCTCAAGTATCGGAGGATATGACGGAAAACTGAATGCAGGTTTAGCAATCCAGAACTTAGGTCCGAAACTAGATTATACAGGAAACGAAGAATCTAGATCTTATCTTCCGACAATGGCAAGATTAGGTATCGGTTACGATATGTTCCTTGATGATGTAAACAGAATTGGTCTTAGTGTTGAAGGATCTAAACTTTTAGTTCCGGGTTCAGAATTTATTGGGATGGATCCTAATACAAGACAACCGATGTACGCAGTACCAAACGTTGGTCCAATAGACGGTATCAGCAAATCTTTCAAAAATCCTAACAGTATCATGTATAGTGGTGCATTGGAATATTCTTACAACAACGCATTTGCTGTAAGAGGTGGTTACTTCCATGAAAGTGAAGAACAAGGGGCAAGACAATTTGCAACTGCAGGTATTGGTTTAAAATACAACTCTTTCGGACTTGATATTTCTTACCTTATCAATATGTCTAAAATTAATACAGCTTTAGATAACACTCTTCGTTTCGGGTTGACTTGGAACATCGGAGATGAAACTTCTAATGTTGATAATTAA